The following coding sequences are from one Lolium rigidum isolate FL_2022 chromosome 6, APGP_CSIRO_Lrig_0.1, whole genome shotgun sequence window:
- the LOC124660178 gene encoding uncharacterized protein LOC124660178, translating into MLLRLRILTRLLSSPAASSTSPLHRLLSAAAPVPAASPSPWFSVEQYLVDTCSLTTAQAAKASTKLSHLKSPTNPDAVLAFLAALGLSTADVAALVAKDPRFLCAGVETTLAPVVLGLTVIGLSNKDIARLLSLVPSSFRRRYVVSNLQYCLLLYGSCQNLLRALKSGNSLLTYSLERIIKPNVAILRDCGLADSHNAKLSIAMPRMLTTNPERVRVLVACAQGLGVSPGSPMFRHALYAVAFLGDEKISAKAEHLKKTFRWSDAQVRIAVSKAPLLLTRSKDMLQSKSEFLISQVGLEPAYVAHRPVMICLSLQGRLEPRYYVLKFLKEKGLLHHNLGYYTIVQATQKVLLDKYISPHSEAAPHLAQDYAAACRGEVPDRFIFA; encoded by the exons atgcTCCTCCGCCTGCGCATCCTCACCCGCCTCCTCTCTTCTCCCGCCGCCTCTTCCACCTCCCCTCTCCACCGGCTGCTCTCAGCGGCTGCACCCGTGCCTGCTGCCTCCCCAAGCCCCTGGTTCTCCGTCGAGCAGTACCTCGTCGACACCTGCAGCCTCACCACAGCGCAAGCCGCCAAGGCCTCCACCAAGCTCTCCCACCTCAAGTCCCCCACCAACCCCGACGCCGTCCTCGCCTTCCTCGCCGCTCTCGGCCTCTCcaccgccgacgtcgctgccctcgtcgccaAGGACCCGCGGTTTCTCTGCGCCGGCGTGGAGACGACCCTGGCCCCTGTCGTCCTTGGCCTCACCGTAATCGGCCTCTCAAATAAAGACATCGCGCGCCTCCTCTCGCTCGTGCCATCCAGCTTCCGCCGTAGGTACGTCGTCTCCAACCTACA GTACTGCCTGCTGCTCTACGGCTCCTGCCAGAACCTCCTCCGAGCGTTGAAATCCGGCAATAGTCTCCTCACATACAGCCTCGAGAGGATCATAAAGCCCAACGTCGCAATCCTGCGGGACTGCGGTCTAGCTGACTCTCATAACGCCAAGCTGAGCATAGCTATGCCGAGGATGCTCACCACCAACCCGGAGCGCGTCCGGGTGTTGGTGGCTTGCGCCCAAGGTTTAGGCGTGTCCCCTGGCTCTCCCATGTTCAGACACGCGCTGTACGCCGTCGCATTCCTCGGCGACGAGAAGATCTCCGCGAAAGCGGAGCACTTGAAGAAGACGTTCAGGTGGTCCGATGCTCAGGTGCGTATTGCTGTTTCTAAGGCTCCGCTGCTGCTCACCAGGTCCAAGGACATGCTGCAGAGCAAATCGGAGTTTCTTATCTCTCAGGTGGGGTTGGAACCGGCGTACGTTGCTCACCGGCCCGTAATGATCTGTCTTAGCCTGCAGGGCCGGCTCGAGCCCCGGTACTATGTCCTAAAGTTTCTAAAGGAAAAGGGATTGCTACATCACAATTTGGGGTACTATACAATTGTCCAGGCGACCCAGAAGGTACTCTTGGACAAGTACATATCCCCTCACAGTGAAGCCGCACCGCACCTCGCTCAAGACTATGCAGCCGCTTGCAGAGGAGAAGTGCCCGATAGGTTCATATTTGCTTGA